The Bacteroidota bacterium sequence TTGCTCCTGTTCGGTCAAGCCCACGGCACGCTGGATACTCTGATCAAAATTATCTGTATAAAATTTTCCTTCGGCATAATGCTTCATGACTTCATTGAGATTCCGGAATCTTCCATCGTGCATGTATGGATAAGTTCTTTCGACGTTACGCAAGGAAGGAACTTTGAAACGCATATAATCCTCCGCCTTCCCGGTGATTGCTGCACGTCCAGAATCTTTCAATGCTGAATCGGGTTTCAATCCGATGTTCCGGTAGGAGTTATCTGTAAACAAGGGCTCCTTGTGACAATTTTCACATTTAGTTCGGAACAGATTCAACCCTCTCGTTTCCTGATCAGAAAAGGTCTCTTTCCCTTCCAGATATTTATCAAACCTTGAATTTGAAGAAACCATCAACGCTAAAAATTGTGAAAGAGATTTTAGCAGTCGCTCGGAGGTGATGTCAGTTGTTCCAAATGCTTTTTTGAAAAGTCCGGGGTAGATTGAATCTTTTTGCAATTTCATCAGCACAGTATCCAGGCTCTCCCCCATTTCAATCGGACTTGTCAGCGGCGCCAGAGGTTGCAGATCGAGATGATTGATTCCTCCATCCGCCATAAACGCGTCTTTCCAGATCAGGTTTTGTAAAGCAGGAACATTTCGTTTTCCAATTTGTCCCAGCATTCCATGACTCAGCGCGTGATCAATGTGGGCAAATGCGGCGAAACGCTGATGACAACTCGCGCAACTGGTGAAATAATCTTTTGAAAGAATGGGATCGTAAAACAATTTTCTCCCAAGCGTAAATCCAGCAACTGTGATTTTATTATTCTTCAGATCGTACAAGGGTTCGGGAAATCCTTTGGGAATTTTCAATTCCACATCCTCCGGATGGATTTCGAAATACGGATTATCCTGTATGAAACCCGCGAACAAAACGGTAAAAATAATCAGGAAAAAAAATACAATCAGATGTCTAGCCATTTTTCGATCAATGAATCTCAAGGACAGAAAACATATCGGAATAATTGTCGGCCATCATTTCCGCATTGTGAAAATCAGTGACGGATGAAAGTACAGACAAGTCCACTTTTTCCGGTGATTTAAATAATTCAAGAACATCAGCCCTGAGAACAATTTGTCTTAATGGCTCCTTAACGGATTTCTGATCAAGCGGCAGAGTTATTCTCCGAATACAATTTGCCGGAGACTTGTAACCACCTACGTGAAATTCATACATATTGGCAGGAGATTTAGAAGCCGGAGATTTTCCTTCCAGTTTCAAAAAAATATATCCCGTGTTCCATGTCCAGAACATCCCGTTCACAGGATCGAGAGCGCCGGATTGAATACCGCTACAGTTCAGGATACTGTCGACTCCGAGTGTAAAGGAAAGCGAAGAATAATTACCTGCCGGAACATCCGGAAGAAAAATTTTCTTTGTAGAAGCTTCTTCTTCGTTAATCAGGAAAACTTCTTTAGAATTATATTCCTTACCATCCACACTCTTGAGGTGGAAATTACTGAGATAGTATTTGAATTTTGTTACTGTAAAATGCTGACCCAATTCATTTGTATAGGATCCAGAATCCAGCCTGAGTGCCTGGTTTCCTGCAAAATGTTGCAACACAATCTCCAATGCACTCTGCGCCTTTATTGGCGCGGAAAAGCAACAAAACAAAAGAACAAGAGCAGAAAAATACTGTCTTGTTCTTTTGCAGGATCGTATCAGGAAAACAGATTTCAATTTATTTGGCAACCACTATTTTTTGAATATGGCTTTGTGTTTTAGAAGACAAATGAAGCAAATAATTTCCGGATGGGTATTTTGTAAAATCAAGTGTATAGCTGATGCTTGGCTGCCAGTTGTCAAATA is a genomic window containing:
- a CDS encoding c-type cytochrome gives rise to the protein MARHLIVFFFLIIFTVLFAGFIQDNPYFEIHPEDVELKIPKGFPEPLYDLKNNKITVAGFTLGRKLFYDPILSKDYFTSCASCHQRFAAFAHIDHALSHGMLGQIGKRNVPALQNLIWKDAFMADGGINHLDLQPLAPLTSPIEMGESLDTVLMKLQKDSIYPGLFKKAFGTTDITSERLLKSLSQFLALMVSSNSRFDKYLEGKETFSDQETRGLNLFRTKCENCHKEPLFTDNSYRNIGLKPDSALKDSGRAAITGKAEDYMRFKVPSLRNVERTYPYMHDGRFRNLNEVMKHYAEGKFYTDNFDQSIQRAVGLTEQEQSDLIAFLKTLTDNTFLMDRRFADPSMR